The Fimbriimonadaceae bacterium nucleotide sequence CGGGCGGAGCCTCACCGTCACATCGGCCGAACCGGGTCGGGACGGCCTGGCCGAATGGCTCCAGGCCTTGGTCGAGACGCTCGCCCGCAACCGCACCGTCAACGAGGTCGAAGCGGCCGGCTTCGAGGCCGAGGCGTGGCGACTGGCCCAGCACGACGACTTCGCCGCGGCCCTCCTCGGCCAGTACTACAACGTGCGGGCGGGCGACCTTTGCGAATCGTTCCGGGTCGAGGAGGTGCGGCGGTACGCGCTCAAGGCGCGGGACTTGCCGTTTTGGGAGGCGCCGAAGCTTGTGAGCCACCTCCCCGAAGCCTGCCTCGCCTGGGTTCAGTACGGCACCGGGGGGATCGACCGCATGGCCCGCGCGATCAGGCGGCTGGAAGAGTGCTTCGCCCGTCCCATGACCTGGTACGAGACGTGGTCTCTACACCTCTTCCTGGCCAAGTTCTACGCGGAACAAGGGAGGGTCGCGGAGATGGAGGCCGCCCTCGGGGCGGCGACCGACCTGGCGGCGGCCAAAGGGGCGCCGGAGATGCAGGAACTGACCGATTCTTACCTGGCGGACTGCTGGGACGCGGCCGGTTTCCCAGAAAGGGCGCTTCGATTGCTTCCCGGCGAGCTCCCCGACGTCTGGGCGGTCCCCGCCCACTTGGAGACGACCCGCGCCAGCGCCCTCGTCCGGCTCGGCGACGAGGATGGGGCCAGGAGATCACTGGAAAGGGTCGGATCCTGGATCGAGCGAAACGGCATCGTCACGGTCGAAATGCGGCAAGTCGCCGCCCGGTTCGAGGCTCAGTTCGCCGCTCCATGCAGCGTTCCCCCAGGCAAAGAACCACCCGCCAACGCCGCAATTAGACCAGCCGATATCGTGGACACGCAAAGGGGAACCGAAACTGAACTTGTCGAGTAAACTCGCCGTCTTCTAAGAGAAGCGCGGGCGACACGCAGATGCCAGTCTATTCCTACACCTTTAAAGACCTGAGCGGGGGCCTTCAGAAAGGCACGGCCGAGGCTGAGGACGAGCAGTCCTTAAGGAACCGGTTCAGCGAGCAGGGCCTCGAAGTGGTCGAGGTCAGCATGATCAAGAAGTCTGGAAAGACTTCGACCAAGCGGACCGGCAGGGTCAAGCTGAAGGACTTGGCCGTCTTCTGCCGCCAGTTCAGCACCATGGTGGACGCGGGCGTCTCCCTGGTCCGCTGCCTCGACGTGCTCAGCCGCCAGACCCAGAACCCCAAGCTCAAAAGGATCTTGCTGGACATCGGCGAGAGGGTCGAGGGCGGCGAAAGCTTGAGCCGCGCCATGCAACGCCACCCTCGGGCCTTCAACAACCTCTTCGTCGGCTTGATCCGCGCCGGTGAGGTCGGCGGCGTCTTGGAAGAGACCCTTCAGCGCCTTTCCATGTTCTTGGAAGCGGACGTCGCGCTGCGCCGCAAGGTGCAGTCCGCCCTCACCTATCCGGTGCTCGTCATGGTCGCCGCGATCGGCATCGTCATCTTCCTCGTCAGTTGGGTCGTCCCGCAGTTCGCCCAGCTCTTCAAGGACATCGGCCTGAAGGACGACGAGTTCCCCGCTATGACGAAGTTCTTGATCGACCTCAGCGCGAACTTCAAGAACAACTGGCTGATCATCCTGATCACCATCGCGGTCGTCTGGGGCGGCTGGAAGCTCTTCGTCTCCACCCGCTTTGGCCGGAGGACGGCGGACCGCATCCGCTTGATGCTGCCCGTCTTCGGCAAGCTGCACCACAAGATCTGCATGGCCCGGTTCAGCCGCACGATGGGCACCCTGCTCACCTCGGGCGTCCCCATACTGCAAGCCATGGAGACGGTGAGCGGCACGGTCGGCAACTCGATCATGGCGGACGCCGTGCTCGACGCCCGCGCCCGCATCCGCGAAGGAGACCGGATCGGCGACCCGCTCGAGGCCAGCAAGATGTTCCCGCCGATGGTCGTGCACATGATCGGCGTCGGGGAGGAATCGGGCTCGCTCGACTACATGCTGCAGAAGATCGCCGACTTCTACGAGGCCGAGGTGGAAGCCCAGCTCGCCTCGCTCACGGCGGCCCTGGAGCCGATCCTGATCATCTTCCTCGGCTTCATCGTCGGCTTCATCGTCATCGCGATGTTCCTCCCGCTCATCAAGGTCATCGAGGGCCTCTCAAGCGGCGAAGCGGAATAGCGCGACCGCACAATTCGCGAAAACGTCGTCGGAGGGCGGGCAGAAATGTCCGCCCTCCGGGTGTAATCCGACCTAGATGTCAGACCGTCCTTCGCGGCGCCAAGTGGTGAAAGGGGGGATCGCCCTGATGGGCG carries:
- a CDS encoding helix-turn-helix domain-containing protein is translated as MEGVATVTTKLTAGEFVRERRLAAGLSLSELARRSEVAKSTLSRWEAGKVEPDVAPLELVLDALGTGPAEKLRVFGALRAPRGTRAVKEFDQEDGKFFDQIGVSAPAFGSALRALRGRSGLSAQELADRLGVARSTFGLWETGDRVPSQESLDRLATLCGATPEERASLRGRSLTVTSAEPGRDGLAEWLQALVETLARNRTVNEVEAAGFEAEAWRLAQHDDFAAALLGQYYNVRAGDLCESFRVEEVRRYALKARDLPFWEAPKLVSHLPEACLAWVQYGTGGIDRMARAIRRLEECFARPMTWYETWSLHLFLAKFYAEQGRVAEMEAALGAATDLAAAKGAPEMQELTDSYLADCWDAAGFPERALRLLPGELPDVWAVPAHLETTRASALVRLGDEDGARRSLERVGSWIERNGIVTVEMRQVAARFEAQFAAPCSVPPGKEPPANAAIRPADIVDTQRGTETELVE
- a CDS encoding type II secretion system F family protein, whose amino-acid sequence is MPVYSYTFKDLSGGLQKGTAEAEDEQSLRNRFSEQGLEVVEVSMIKKSGKTSTKRTGRVKLKDLAVFCRQFSTMVDAGVSLVRCLDVLSRQTQNPKLKRILLDIGERVEGGESLSRAMQRHPRAFNNLFVGLIRAGEVGGVLEETLQRLSMFLEADVALRRKVQSALTYPVLVMVAAIGIVIFLVSWVVPQFAQLFKDIGLKDDEFPAMTKFLIDLSANFKNNWLIILITIAVVWGGWKLFVSTRFGRRTADRIRLMLPVFGKLHHKICMARFSRTMGTLLTSGVPILQAMETVSGTVGNSIMADAVLDARARIREGDRIGDPLEASKMFPPMVVHMIGVGEESGSLDYMLQKIADFYEAEVEAQLASLTAALEPILIIFLGFIVGFIVIAMFLPLIKVIEGLSSGEAE